A genomic region of Gemmata massiliana contains the following coding sequences:
- a CDS encoding efflux RND transporter permease subunit, protein MIRYLIERAMQLRWFVLGLVVVVCAAGVYSFRRQPIDAYPDISAQVVQVITVYPGRAPEEVERQVTVPIEIGMRNVPNVDVIRSRTIFGLSVVQLVFKEGTESYWARQRVQEKLTSIKLPDGAEAELGPLATAYGEVYRYELASDGTHDLMTLRTLNDWVVIPRVLRAAGVAEVSNFGGLEKQFAVTFRPADLDRFGLTLNDVVEALKTNNASAGGSVMQRGSMSFVIRGSGALQDLKGIENTFVKSVGGTPVYLRDVAGVGLDSRTPSGVYSKDRADESVEGIVLMRRGENTSQVLAQVKDAVAELNESELPPGVKVVPFYDRQNLVDSTLHTVAHSVGLGVTLVVLVLLLFLGRPAMAALVALTIPFSLLFALVLMYLTGIPIGLLSIGAIDFGIIVDGAIILAENVARRLGEAAHRGEKPDVPRTVLAAALEVERPVFFSILMIVVAYLPLLSLTSIEGLLFRPMALTMVYALGGALIFALFVVPVLATVLFRNGYEEWENPVLTVARPVYAAVLRALLAARWVVVAAVTCALVLVVVKVAPRLGIEFLPYMDEGVVWVRANFPEGTALGQTNEYGRRIREVALEFPDVQAISVQAGRNDSGTDPFPPSRLENMIIPKPKEQWAQFGTKQELVAAIGRRLREEFPTTRFNFTQPIIDSVTEDTNGTSANLAVEFSGPDSEVLLDLARRTVEALRAVPGAQDVNIEQEGPQPQLVITPDRQLCARHNVRIEDVTKLINTALGGEAVGTLYEGERRFDIAARVDRSAANSPLAVGRLPVHTADGQPVPLGQVARIELVDGQTIVARENGRRRITVRCDIVGRDQGGFVKEAQQRFDETVRPQLPPGYRVGWLGMFENLERARKHFALVIPITVALIFGLLIATFGSFRAALLLLLSVPFAFTGGVLALWARGMNLNVSTGVGFAALFGVSIMNGVLLVRAIKALRQEGMGLREAILQGALDCLRPILLASLVAILGLLPASLATGLGSDVQRPLATVIVWGLFSSTALTLFVVPVLYYIFAPAPPPSAPVEHS, encoded by the coding sequence GTGATCCGGTACCTCATCGAGCGGGCCATGCAGCTCCGCTGGTTCGTTCTGGGGTTGGTCGTCGTTGTCTGCGCGGCCGGGGTGTACTCGTTCCGCCGGCAGCCCATTGACGCCTACCCCGACATCTCGGCCCAGGTGGTGCAAGTCATCACCGTGTACCCCGGCCGCGCGCCCGAAGAGGTCGAGCGACAGGTAACCGTGCCCATCGAGATCGGCATGCGGAACGTCCCGAACGTGGACGTGATCCGTTCCCGGACCATCTTCGGGCTCTCGGTCGTGCAACTGGTGTTCAAGGAAGGGACGGAGAGTTACTGGGCCAGGCAGCGGGTGCAGGAGAAGCTGACCAGCATCAAACTCCCCGACGGGGCGGAGGCCGAACTCGGCCCGCTGGCAACGGCTTACGGCGAGGTGTACCGGTACGAACTCGCCTCGGACGGTACGCACGACCTGATGACCCTCCGCACCCTCAACGACTGGGTGGTGATTCCCCGCGTGCTGCGGGCCGCGGGGGTAGCCGAAGTATCGAACTTCGGCGGGCTGGAGAAACAGTTCGCCGTCACCTTCCGCCCGGCCGACCTCGACCGCTTCGGACTCACGCTCAACGACGTGGTCGAGGCCCTCAAGACGAACAACGCCTCGGCCGGCGGGAGCGTGATGCAGCGCGGGAGCATGTCGTTCGTGATCCGCGGGAGCGGGGCGCTGCAGGATCTGAAGGGGATCGAGAACACGTTCGTTAAGTCGGTCGGGGGTACTCCAGTGTACCTGCGGGACGTGGCGGGCGTGGGCCTGGACAGCCGCACCCCATCGGGCGTCTACAGCAAGGACCGCGCGGACGAGTCGGTCGAGGGGATCGTCCTGATGCGCCGGGGCGAGAACACCTCGCAGGTACTGGCGCAGGTCAAGGACGCGGTGGCCGAGCTGAACGAATCGGAACTGCCCCCGGGGGTCAAGGTGGTCCCGTTCTACGACCGCCAGAATCTCGTTGATAGCACCCTCCACACGGTGGCCCACAGCGTCGGGCTCGGCGTCACCCTGGTCGTGCTGGTGCTGCTCCTGTTCCTGGGGCGCCCGGCGATGGCGGCGCTGGTGGCCCTCACGATCCCGTTCTCGCTCCTGTTCGCGCTCGTGCTCATGTACCTGACCGGCATCCCGATCGGGCTCCTGTCGATCGGGGCCATCGACTTCGGGATCATCGTGGACGGGGCCATCATCCTGGCCGAGAACGTGGCCCGGCGGCTCGGCGAGGCCGCCCACCGCGGGGAGAAACCGGACGTTCCGCGGACGGTGCTCGCCGCCGCCCTGGAGGTCGAGCGACCGGTGTTCTTCTCGATCCTGATGATCGTCGTGGCGTACCTGCCGCTCCTGTCGCTCACCAGTATCGAGGGGCTACTGTTCCGCCCAATGGCCCTGACGATGGTGTACGCCCTGGGCGGGGCGCTCATCTTCGCCCTGTTCGTGGTGCCGGTTCTGGCCACGGTTCTGTTCCGCAACGGATACGAGGAGTGGGAGAACCCGGTTCTGACGGTCGCCCGGCCGGTGTACGCCGCGGTGCTGCGCGCGTTGCTGGCCGCGCGGTGGGTGGTGGTGGCGGCGGTCACGTGCGCGCTGGTATTAGTAGTGGTCAAAGTGGCACCGCGGCTCGGGATCGAGTTCCTGCCCTACATGGACGAGGGCGTGGTATGGGTGCGGGCCAATTTCCCCGAGGGGACGGCGCTCGGGCAGACGAACGAGTACGGCCGGCGCATCCGCGAGGTCGCACTCGAGTTCCCGGACGTGCAAGCGATCTCGGTACAGGCCGGGCGCAACGACTCGGGCACCGACCCGTTCCCCCCGAGCCGACTGGAGAACATGATCATCCCCAAGCCGAAGGAGCAGTGGGCGCAGTTCGGGACCAAGCAGGAACTGGTCGCCGCGATCGGGCGGCGGTTGCGGGAAGAGTTCCCGACCACCCGGTTCAACTTCACCCAGCCGATCATCGACAGCGTGACCGAGGACACGAACGGCACGTCGGCGAACCTCGCGGTCGAGTTCTCGGGTCCGGACTCCGAGGTGCTGCTCGACCTCGCGCGGCGGACGGTCGAGGCGCTGCGCGCGGTGCCCGGGGCACAGGACGTGAACATCGAACAGGAGGGACCGCAGCCACAATTGGTCATCACCCCCGACCGCCAGTTGTGCGCGCGGCACAACGTCCGCATCGAGGACGTCACCAAGCTCATCAACACGGCCCTGGGCGGCGAGGCCGTCGGCACACTATACGAGGGCGAGCGGCGGTTCGATATCGCGGCCCGCGTGGACCGCAGCGCGGCCAACTCCCCGCTAGCGGTGGGACGGCTGCCGGTCCACACCGCGGACGGGCAACCGGTCCCGCTCGGCCAAGTCGCGCGGATCGAGCTGGTGGACGGACAAACTATCGTTGCCCGCGAGAACGGGCGCCGGCGGATCACGGTGCGGTGCGACATCGTGGGCCGCGACCAGGGCGGGTTCGTGAAGGAGGCCCAGCAGCGGTTCGACGAAACGGTCCGCCCGCAGTTACCCCCGGGCTACCGGGTCGGCTGGCTGGGGATGTTCGAGAACCTGGAGCGCGCCCGGAAACACTTCGCACTGGTGATCCCGATCACCGTGGCCCTGATCTTCGGCCTCTTGATCGCCACGTTCGGATCGTTCCGGGCGGCCCTGCTCCTGCTGCTGTCGGTCCCGTTCGCGTTCACCGGCGGGGTACTGGCACTTTGGGCGCGCGGGATGAACTTGAACGTCTCGACCGGGGTGGGGTTCGCCGCGCTGTTCGGTGTGTCGATTATGAACGGGGTACTTCTGGTGCGCGCGATTAAGGCGCTGCGGCAAGAAGGGATGGGGTTGCGGGAGGCGATCCTGCAAGGCGCGCTCGACTGCCTACGCCCGATCCTACTGGCGTCCCTGGTGGCGATCCTCGGGTTGCTCCCTGCGTCTCTAGCGACCGGCCTGGGGTCCGATGTGCAGCGCCCACTGGCCACAGTTATCGTTTGGGGGCTGTTCAGTTCGACGGCCCTGACGTTATTCGTGGTCCCGGTGCTGTACTACATCTTCGCACCCGCCCCACCACCCAGTGCTCCCGTCGAGCACTCGTGA
- a CDS encoding efflux RND transporter periplasmic adaptor subunit has translation MTGNLSDAPAPAPPPPPPAPPGSVWKRVRSVAQFVVALAGTTAFLAYLLFAPAAPPPEPAANPRPAADVVEVVGPGLIRVQPGSPLDSKIQVGAARRQTITDAVITVTGRVAASLRPGNGKGNDFWQFDSPEVLTAYTDWQKGQADITFAEAQLASAKQLAAARLDAQKQVVARLEKLVTAGTDTAKDLAAERANLIQAEITGRKEVHEAETAVRTAHRSEAAAAKQLQQAGLAPELLRSTSADVDIVLADVPEARLNRVQVGQGCQAAFFGIPNERFGGKVTSIAPVLSKERRSLRVLFVIHDPNDKLRPGMFAEIGLGTDPRDALLVPADGVLHIGRSDYVLAGAEANTWRVVEVQIGEPHNGDVEILDGLKDGERLVGKGAILFKPLVVRALQPPTGKEGGR, from the coding sequence ATGACCGGCAATTTGAGTGACGCGCCGGCGCCCGCTCCACCCCCGCCTCCGCCCGCCCCACCCGGGTCGGTCTGGAAACGGGTTCGGTCCGTGGCCCAGTTCGTCGTCGCGCTGGCCGGCACCACCGCGTTCCTCGCGTACCTGCTGTTCGCTCCGGCCGCTCCCCCTCCCGAACCCGCCGCGAACCCCCGACCGGCCGCGGACGTGGTCGAAGTCGTCGGCCCGGGGCTGATCCGCGTCCAACCCGGCAGCCCACTCGACAGCAAGATACAAGTCGGTGCCGCGCGGAGACAAACCATAACCGACGCGGTGATCACGGTCACCGGCCGGGTGGCCGCGAGCCTCCGCCCCGGGAACGGCAAGGGGAACGATTTCTGGCAGTTCGACTCCCCCGAGGTGCTGACCGCGTACACGGACTGGCAGAAGGGGCAAGCCGACATTACGTTCGCCGAAGCGCAACTCGCTTCTGCCAAACAGTTGGCGGCCGCCCGGCTCGACGCCCAGAAACAGGTCGTCGCCCGGCTCGAAAAGCTGGTAACGGCCGGGACCGATACCGCAAAGGATCTGGCCGCTGAAAGGGCCAACTTGATCCAGGCCGAAATCACCGGCCGCAAAGAGGTACACGAGGCCGAAACCGCCGTGCGCACGGCCCACCGGTCCGAAGCGGCGGCGGCCAAACAACTCCAGCAGGCCGGCCTCGCCCCCGAGTTACTGCGGTCCACTTCGGCGGACGTGGACATCGTTTTGGCCGATGTGCCCGAGGCCCGGTTGAACCGGGTCCAGGTCGGCCAGGGCTGCCAGGCCGCGTTCTTCGGCATCCCGAATGAGCGGTTCGGCGGCAAGGTAACCAGCATCGCCCCGGTGCTGTCGAAGGAGCGCCGGTCGCTGCGAGTTCTGTTCGTCATTCACGACCCGAACGACAAGCTCCGCCCCGGCATGTTCGCCGAGATCGGTCTGGGGACCGACCCGCGAGACGCTCTGCTCGTTCCCGCGGACGGCGTGTTGCACATCGGCCGGTCCGACTACGTACTCGCCGGGGCCGAGGCGAACACGTGGCGGGTGGTGGAAGTCCAGATCGGTGAACCGCACAACGGTGACGTGGAGATCCTCGACGGGCTGAAAGACGGTGAGCGGCTCGTCGGCAAAGGGGCGATCCTGTTCAAACCGCTCGTCGTCCGTGCCCTACAACCGCCCACCGGGAAGGAGGGCGGCCGGTGA
- a CDS encoding TolC family protein, producing MRRAGRFAKLGGLAAVFASATGCSVHHYHHFDSSGETGPGLFARASGMPGATGAPPATTTVRRPPPAPDVVVVAHQTPTADVAGPPGPGGKDAPSIAPPPRPLPPTAPGVKTKGMTLDQIINTVLIADPKIRAGLESINQANADALTASLKPNPKFNANQTLLPLTRPFTVDAQGGPPQFDVGLAYPIDWFLFGKRAAAMQSAGLGVRASEAGYADLVRQRVLEAALAYFDVLEAKALFELAAQDLENLIQVEAMTEKAVEGGGRPRVELDRVRLDRLKSEQAFRDGRNALVAATATLRSLMGRADDDPTFEVAGTLDGEFESVSLSVDSAFTTALENRPDLQALRWKVHQAQADTVVERRKAYPDVTPVVGYTRQFQRKAIGFPDASSFGFGFDMSLPISDRNQGNRAKATSVVAQNTHELNAGIVALRAEVVQAVEQLRTKGANARSVAGEQLKLAQQVRDSISKAYEVGGRPLIDVLDAQRNYRETYRLFIASRAGYGRAAVRFNATLGKKVVP from the coding sequence ATGCGGCGCGCAGGAAGGTTTGCGAAATTGGGGGGACTTGCCGCCGTCTTCGCGTCCGCGACGGGCTGCTCCGTTCACCACTACCACCACTTTGATAGTTCCGGCGAAACCGGGCCGGGGCTGTTCGCTCGCGCGTCCGGGATGCCCGGAGCAACCGGGGCGCCTCCGGCCACGACTACGGTACGACGCCCGCCCCCGGCCCCCGATGTGGTCGTGGTTGCCCACCAGACACCCACAGCGGATGTGGCCGGCCCCCCGGGACCGGGGGGCAAGGACGCCCCGAGCATCGCACCACCACCACGGCCGCTCCCGCCGACCGCGCCGGGGGTCAAGACCAAGGGGATGACGCTCGACCAGATCATTAACACCGTGCTAATCGCCGACCCGAAGATCCGAGCCGGGCTGGAATCGATCAACCAAGCGAACGCCGACGCTCTGACCGCGTCGCTCAAACCGAACCCGAAGTTCAACGCGAACCAGACGCTCCTGCCGCTCACCCGCCCGTTCACGGTCGACGCTCAGGGCGGTCCGCCGCAGTTCGACGTCGGGCTGGCGTACCCGATCGACTGGTTCCTGTTCGGTAAGCGCGCGGCGGCCATGCAGAGCGCCGGTTTGGGGGTTCGGGCGTCCGAGGCCGGGTACGCGGACCTCGTGCGCCAGCGCGTGCTAGAGGCGGCCCTGGCCTACTTTGACGTACTGGAAGCAAAAGCCTTGTTCGAGCTGGCCGCACAGGATCTGGAGAACCTGATCCAGGTCGAGGCGATGACCGAAAAGGCAGTCGAGGGCGGCGGGCGCCCGCGGGTCGAACTGGACCGGGTCCGGCTCGACCGGCTCAAAAGCGAACAGGCCTTTCGGGACGGCCGGAACGCGCTCGTCGCAGCAACGGCCACGTTGCGGTCCTTGATGGGCCGGGCCGACGACGACCCGACGTTCGAGGTAGCGGGGACGCTGGACGGCGAGTTCGAGTCCGTCTCACTATCGGTCGATTCGGCCTTCACGACCGCCCTCGAAAACCGGCCCGACCTGCAAGCCCTCCGGTGGAAGGTGCACCAGGCCCAAGCGGACACCGTGGTCGAGCGGCGCAAGGCATACCCGGACGTCACCCCGGTCGTCGGCTACACCCGCCAGTTCCAACGGAAGGCGATCGGGTTCCCGGACGCCTCGTCGTTCGGGTTCGGGTTCGATATGTCCCTACCGATCAGCGACCGCAACCAGGGGAACCGCGCAAAGGCCACATCGGTGGTCGCTCAGAACACGCACGAACTGAACGCCGGCATCGTCGCTCTGCGGGCCGAGGTCGTGCAAGCGGTGGAACAGCTCCGCACCAAGGGTGCGAACGCCCGCTCGGTCGCCGGTGAGCAGTTGAAACTCGCCCAGCAAGTGCGGGACAGCATTAGTAAGGCCTACGAGGTCGGCGGGCGCCCGCTCATCGACGTACTCGATGCCCAGCGGAACTACCGCGAAACGTACCGCCTATTCATCGCGAGCCGGGCCGGGTACGGCCGGGCCGCGGTCCGGTTCAACGCCACCCTCGGCAAAAAGGTCGTACCATGA
- a CDS encoding transposase, which yields MQRTPYPSDLTDEQWRAVEPLIPAPQAGGRRREVDVREVVNAIRYLHATNCGWRGLPTHFPNRSTVRYYSDVWRRSGVWEQIVAAADFGHQDGEEKSERTDETS from the coding sequence ATGCAAAGAACGCCTTACCCGAGCGACTTGACGGACGAGCAGTGGCGGGCCGTCGAACCGCTGATCCCGGCGCCGCAAGCCGGCGGGCGCCGGCGCGAGGTGGACGTGCGCGAGGTCGTCAACGCGATCCGCTACCTTCACGCAACGAACTGTGGCTGGCGCGGGTTACCAACACACTTTCCGAACCGCTCGACCGTGAGGTACTACTCCGACGTCTGGCGCCGAAGTGGTGTGTGGGAGCAGATCGTAGCGGCAGCCGACTTCGGGCACCAAGACGGTGAAGAAAAATCGGAACGTACTGACGAAACTTCTTAA
- the mgtA gene encoding magnesium-translocating P-type ATPase — translation MPTALEPKVPTVRAPHDTPAPAVRAASEAAAREPADLLAALLSTPDGLGRVRALQRLARDGFNEIASERPPRWYVQLLHAFHVPFNYLLLTLAAVALFTEDYKAAVVISVMVALSGSLRFWQEFRSGRAAEKLRAMVHTTATVSRPDPRTEVPTEVQTAFGLNPRPLVAQRIEIPIRDLVVGDVIHLSAGDLVPADVRVLSAKDLFVSQAALTGESIPVEKADVPAPEARRLLDAQTGPLDLPNLCFLGTSVVSGTARAVVVATGGRTYLGALARHLVGRRPETAFDRGVRGVSWLLIRFMFVMVPIVFLLNGFTKGDWGEAFLFGVAVAVGLTPEMLPMIVTANLARGAVAMSRRKVIVKKLPAIQNLGAMDVLCTDKTGTLTQDQVVLLRHLDVEGRECEEVLEYAYLNSYFQTGLKNLLDRAVLEHEDLTRTRELTQRYLKCDEVPFDFHRRRMSVVVHEVFKGRDLLICKGAVEELLAVCSEARVSGHAVPLTDPVREQILRLRTDLNEDGLRVIAVAVKQVWSQPNKQYGVGDEDKLTLAGFIAFLDPPKESAAPALAVLARHGVAVKILTGDNELVARKVCRDVGLDAPRTLLGRQIEALSDAELEDAAEGTVLFAKLNPDQKARIVAALKRRGHTVGFLGDGINDAPALREADAGVSVDTGADIAKESADIILLEKSLMVLEEGVQLGRRTYGNTIKYIKMTASSNFGNVFSVLVASAWLPFLPMLAIHLLIQNLLYDVSQVGIPFDRMDEEYLERPRKWEVRDLGRFMLCVGPISSVFDVTTFGVMYFVFAANTPGAQALFQSGWFVEGLLSQTLVIHMIRTGKVPFLESTAAPPVLLLTLGVMAVGVAVPFTPLGAAVGLVPLPPAYFPWLVATLLGYCLLTQVVKRWYVRRFGAWL, via the coding sequence ATGCCGACCGCGCTCGAACCCAAGGTGCCGACCGTGCGGGCGCCTCACGACACACCCGCGCCGGCGGTCCGCGCGGCGAGTGAGGCCGCGGCGCGGGAACCGGCGGACCTGTTGGCCGCGCTCCTGAGCACCCCGGACGGGTTGGGGCGCGTTCGGGCGCTGCAGCGCTTGGCCCGGGACGGGTTCAACGAGATCGCGAGCGAACGGCCGCCCCGCTGGTACGTCCAGTTGCTCCACGCCTTCCACGTCCCGTTCAACTACCTGCTACTCACACTCGCGGCCGTGGCCCTGTTTACCGAGGACTACAAGGCCGCGGTGGTCATCTCGGTCATGGTCGCCCTGAGCGGGTCATTGCGGTTCTGGCAGGAGTTCCGCTCCGGGCGCGCGGCCGAGAAGCTGCGGGCGATGGTTCACACCACCGCGACCGTGTCCCGACCGGACCCGCGGACCGAGGTACCGACCGAGGTGCAAACGGCGTTCGGGCTGAACCCCCGCCCGCTCGTGGCCCAACGGATCGAGATCCCGATCCGCGACCTGGTCGTCGGCGACGTGATTCACCTCTCGGCCGGCGACCTGGTCCCGGCCGATGTGCGAGTGCTCTCGGCCAAGGATCTGTTCGTCAGCCAGGCCGCACTGACCGGCGAGTCGATCCCGGTCGAAAAGGCCGATGTCCCGGCGCCCGAAGCCCGGCGCCTGCTGGACGCCCAAACCGGCCCACTCGACCTGCCCAACCTGTGTTTCCTGGGAACGTCGGTCGTGAGCGGTACGGCGCGGGCGGTCGTGGTGGCGACCGGGGGCCGCACCTACCTCGGGGCGCTCGCCCGGCACCTCGTCGGTCGGCGACCCGAGACGGCGTTCGACCGGGGCGTTCGCGGGGTCAGTTGGTTGCTCATCCGGTTCATGTTCGTAATGGTCCCGATCGTGTTCCTGTTGAACGGGTTCACGAAGGGCGACTGGGGCGAGGCGTTCCTGTTCGGGGTGGCCGTGGCGGTCGGACTGACCCCGGAGATGCTGCCGATGATCGTGACCGCCAACCTCGCCCGCGGCGCAGTGGCCATGTCGCGGCGCAAGGTGATCGTCAAGAAGCTCCCAGCGATCCAGAACCTGGGCGCGATGGACGTGCTCTGCACCGACAAAACCGGGACATTGACACAGGACCAGGTGGTGCTGCTCCGGCACCTCGATGTCGAGGGGCGCGAGTGCGAGGAGGTACTGGAGTACGCCTACCTGAACAGTTACTTCCAGACCGGGCTGAAGAACCTGCTCGACCGCGCCGTACTGGAACACGAGGATCTCACCCGGACCCGTGAGCTGACCCAGCGCTACCTCAAGTGCGACGAGGTACCGTTCGACTTCCACCGGCGCCGCATGTCGGTCGTGGTTCACGAGGTGTTCAAGGGGCGCGACCTGCTCATCTGCAAGGGGGCCGTCGAGGAGCTGCTGGCGGTCTGTTCGGAGGCTCGTGTCAGCGGGCACGCGGTCCCGCTCACGGACCCGGTGCGCGAGCAGATCCTGCGGCTCCGCACGGACCTCAACGAGGACGGCCTGCGGGTCATCGCCGTGGCCGTGAAACAGGTGTGGAGCCAACCGAACAAGCAGTACGGGGTGGGCGACGAAGACAAGCTAACGCTGGCCGGGTTCATCGCGTTCCTCGATCCGCCGAAAGAGTCCGCGGCGCCCGCGCTCGCGGTTCTGGCCCGGCACGGGGTCGCGGTCAAGATCCTGACCGGCGATAACGAATTGGTGGCCCGGAAGGTGTGCCGGGACGTCGGCCTCGATGCGCCCCGGACGTTGCTCGGCCGGCAGATCGAGGCGCTATCGGACGCGGAACTGGAGGACGCCGCCGAGGGCACCGTCCTGTTCGCCAAACTCAACCCGGACCAAAAGGCCCGGATCGTCGCGGCCCTGAAGCGCCGGGGGCACACGGTCGGGTTCCTGGGCGACGGCATCAACGACGCCCCGGCGCTCCGGGAGGCCGACGCTGGCGTGTCCGTGGACACCGGGGCCGACATCGCCAAGGAGTCGGCGGACATCATCCTGCTGGAAAAGAGCCTGATGGTGCTGGAGGAGGGCGTACAGCTCGGGCGCCGGACCTACGGCAACACGATCAAGTACATCAAGATGACCGCGAGTTCCAACTTCGGGAACGTGTTCAGCGTGCTGGTGGCCAGCGCGTGGCTCCCGTTCCTGCCGATGCTCGCCATCCACCTACTGATCCAGAACCTGCTGTACGACGTGTCGCAGGTCGGTATCCCGTTCGACCGGATGGACGAGGAGTACCTGGAGCGCCCCCGGAAGTGGGAGGTGCGCGACCTGGGCCGGTTCATGCTGTGCGTCGGCCCGATCAGCTCCGTGTTCGACGTCACCACGTTCGGCGTGATGTACTTCGTGTTCGCCGCCAACACCCCCGGCGCACAGGCCCTGTTCCAGTCCGGGTGGTTCGTCGAAGGGTTGCTGTCCCAGACGCTCGTCATTCACATGATCCGAACGGGCAAGGTGCCGTTCCTCGAGAGCACCGCCGCGCCCCCGGTCCTGCTACTGACGTTGGGCGTGATGGCGGTCGGCGTCGCGGTCCCGTTCACCCCGCTCGGGGCCGCGGTCGGGCTGGTCCCGCTGCCGCCCGCGTACTTCCCGTGGCTGGTGGCGACGCTACTCGGTTACTGCCTGCTCACCCAGGTCGTGAAGCGCTGGTACGTCCGCCGCTTCGGGGCGTGGTTGTAA
- a CDS encoding DUF1559 family PulG-like putative transporter: MAGKMRRRAFTLIELLVVIAIIAVLIGLLLPAVQKVREAAARMTCTNNQKQIALAVHNYESTIGALPPVNYVRTVGGKPVVGSAHYTLLDHLEQGAVFRRFETASTDRGYLGARFVPLKVFQCPSDPTHQDGMSPVGGYRTPLVPEDTLSTPVATCDYSYNLALFGSGTAYDDRPLAQRAAPDTYPSGRPCGYRIATVPDGASNTVALVEQAAYYPYAYLQAPGYDPNNPSNEFQALTAWAYPAYFNTYGPHYPNPDFLDASAGAGVFGMYPAPQIGSTPREANPDTCQSFHPQVMVVALLDGSVRTVGASISLTTWRRTINPADGLVLGSDW; this comes from the coding sequence ATGGCCGGAAAGATGAGACGTCGCGCGTTCACGCTGATCGAGTTGCTGGTGGTCATCGCGATCATCGCGGTCTTGATCGGCTTGCTCCTGCCCGCGGTGCAGAAGGTGCGCGAGGCCGCCGCGCGGATGACGTGTACGAACAACCAGAAGCAAATCGCACTCGCCGTTCACAACTACGAGTCCACCATCGGCGCCTTGCCGCCGGTCAACTACGTCCGGACCGTCGGCGGCAAACCGGTGGTCGGCAGCGCCCACTACACGCTGTTGGACCATCTGGAACAAGGGGCCGTGTTCCGCCGGTTCGAGACGGCAAGCACCGACCGCGGGTACCTCGGTGCCCGGTTCGTGCCGCTCAAAGTGTTCCAGTGCCCGAGCGACCCGACCCACCAGGACGGCATGTCCCCGGTCGGCGGGTACCGGACCCCGCTCGTCCCCGAGGACACCCTGTCGACCCCGGTTGCGACCTGCGACTACTCGTACAACCTGGCCCTGTTCGGGTCCGGTACCGCCTACGACGACCGACCGCTCGCACAGCGGGCCGCGCCCGATACGTACCCGAGCGGGCGCCCGTGCGGGTACCGGATCGCGACCGTGCCGGACGGGGCGTCGAACACCGTCGCCCTGGTCGAGCAGGCCGCCTACTACCCCTACGCCTACCTCCAGGCCCCGGGCTACGACCCGAACAACCCGAGCAACGAGTTCCAGGCGCTCACGGCGTGGGCGTACCCGGCGTACTTCAACACCTACGGCCCGCACTACCCGAACCCGGACTTCCTCGACGCCTCGGCCGGGGCGGGCGTGTTCGGCATGTACCCGGCCCCGCAGATCGGCTCGACCCCGCGGGAAGCGAACCCGGACACGTGCCAGAGCTTCCACCCCCAGGTCATGGTCGTGGCGCTGCTCGACGGGAGCGTCCGGACCGTCGGCGCCTCGATCTCCCTGACCACCTGGCGGCGCACCATCAACCCCGCCGACGGCCTGGTACTCGGGTCGGACTGGTGA